A window of Auraticoccus monumenti contains these coding sequences:
- a CDS encoding cobalamin-independent methionine synthase II family protein translates to MPPILTTHVGSLPRNAEVTELLLAAEAGEPVDPDRFDAVLGAAVDTSVAQQVEAGIDLVSDGEMAKISYATYIKDRISGFDGDSPRRAPADLEDYPGFLQRQASGGGTPSYRRPRCVAAVAPVTLAPLHHDLRRFEAARTRHQVSGGFMNAASPGVIALFQPNDFYPDDDAYLEALAEAMRPEYEAVVAAGLALQLDSPDLGLGRHMMYKDRPEEEYLRRIGRHVEVLNHALRHVPAEQVRMHVCWGNYEGPHHRDVEMATILPTLLRAKPAGLLFETANPRHQHDVEAFAELAGQLPEDKVLIPGCLDTTTNFIEHPRVVARRIREFTDLVGVDRVIAGTDCGFSTFAGFGAVDPDIVWAKLRTLAEGAALVG, encoded by the coding sequence ATGCCGCCGATCCTCACCACCCACGTCGGTTCACTGCCCCGCAACGCCGAGGTGACCGAGCTGCTGCTCGCCGCCGAGGCCGGGGAGCCGGTCGACCCGGACCGCTTCGACGCCGTGCTGGGCGCGGCCGTGGACACCTCCGTCGCCCAGCAGGTGGAGGCCGGGATCGACCTGGTCTCGGACGGGGAGATGGCCAAGATCAGCTACGCCACCTACATCAAGGACCGGATCTCCGGCTTCGACGGCGACAGCCCGCGACGCGCACCGGCGGACCTGGAGGACTACCCCGGGTTCCTGCAGCGGCAGGCCTCCGGCGGGGGCACCCCCAGCTACCGCCGGCCCCGCTGCGTCGCCGCCGTCGCCCCCGTGACCCTGGCCCCGCTGCACCACGACCTGCGACGCTTCGAGGCCGCCCGCACCCGGCACCAGGTCTCCGGCGGCTTCATGAACGCCGCCTCGCCGGGGGTGATCGCGCTGTTCCAGCCCAACGACTTCTACCCCGACGACGACGCCTACCTGGAGGCGCTGGCCGAGGCCATGCGGCCGGAGTACGAGGCGGTCGTGGCGGCCGGGCTGGCGCTCCAGCTGGACAGCCCGGACCTGGGGCTGGGCCGGCACATGATGTACAAGGACCGTCCCGAGGAGGAGTACCTGCGGCGGATCGGGCGCCACGTCGAGGTGCTGAACCACGCCCTGCGCCACGTCCCGGCCGAGCAGGTGCGGATGCACGTGTGCTGGGGCAACTACGAGGGGCCGCACCACCGCGACGTCGAGATGGCCACGATCCTGCCGACGCTGCTGCGGGCCAAGCCGGCCGGTCTCCTGTTCGAGACCGCCAACCCGCGGCACCAGCACGACGTCGAGGCCTTCGCCGAGCTGGCCGGGCAGCTGCCCGAGGACAAGGTGCTGATCCCGGGCTGCCTGGACACCACCACCAACTTCATCGAGCACCCGCGGGTGGTGGCGCGACGGATCCGCGAGTTCACCGACCTGGTCGGGGTGGACCGGGTGATCGCGGGCACCGACTGCGGCTTCTCCACCTTCGCCGGCTTCGGCGCGGTGGACCCCGACATCGTCTGGGCCAAGCTGCGCACCCTGGCCGAGGGCGCCGCGCTGGTCGGCTGA
- a CDS encoding serine/threonine-protein kinase, with product MERIGRYGLTRRLGAGSFATVWQGRDEELDVDVAVKVLADNWSANDDVRGRFLAEARLMRRIRDHRIVRVYDIGTLPDGRPYFVMDLATGGSLEDLRRRRVGPTLALHLSSEAARCLHVLHEHDVIHRDVTPGNLLLDGDPLAGGHVVLADLGVAKEMVVDKGSTMTAGTPAHMALEQATGHGILDRRADVYSLASVCFTLITGEPPYPVRTLADLLSRDPHAAPPPVAASIGAPPELDHLLAAALSPVPGRRPPTAAVLADELDGIVARMGGVRLAPPQPAPDDATVLRPSGPGWSVPSPGSAPPQPQRPGAVPLYTPTSIPPRQPAPGPAYRQSTPPTLTTPTVPTPPAPRPRRSPAFALFVTVVSLLTFVLALSVTVIALG from the coding sequence GTGGAGCGGATCGGGCGCTACGGGCTGACCCGACGCCTCGGCGCGGGCTCCTTCGCCACCGTCTGGCAGGGCCGCGACGAGGAGCTGGACGTCGACGTGGCCGTCAAGGTGCTGGCCGACAACTGGTCGGCCAACGACGACGTCCGCGGCCGCTTCCTGGCCGAGGCCCGGCTGATGCGCCGGATCCGTGACCACAGGATCGTCCGGGTCTACGACATCGGGACGCTGCCCGACGGCCGCCCCTACTTCGTGATGGACCTGGCCACCGGCGGCTCCCTGGAGGACCTGCGGCGCCGGCGGGTCGGCCCCACCCTGGCGCTGCACCTCAGCTCCGAGGCCGCCCGCTGCCTGCACGTCCTGCACGAGCACGACGTGATCCACCGCGACGTCACCCCGGGCAACCTGCTGCTGGACGGGGACCCGCTGGCCGGTGGCCACGTGGTCCTGGCCGACCTGGGCGTGGCCAAGGAGATGGTGGTCGATAAGGGCTCCACCATGACCGCGGGCACCCCGGCCCACATGGCCCTGGAGCAGGCCACCGGTCACGGCATCCTGGACCGGCGCGCGGACGTCTACTCGCTGGCCTCGGTCTGCTTCACCCTGATCACCGGCGAGCCGCCCTACCCCGTGCGGACGCTGGCCGACCTGCTCTCCCGCGACCCGCACGCCGCCCCGCCGCCGGTGGCCGCCTCGATCGGGGCACCCCCGGAGCTGGACCACCTGCTGGCCGCCGCCCTGTCCCCCGTCCCCGGACGCCGCCCGCCGACCGCGGCGGTGCTGGCCGACGAGCTGGACGGCATCGTGGCCCGGATGGGTGGGGTCCGGCTGGCCCCACCGCAGCCCGCACCCGACGACGCCACCGTGCTGCGTCCCAGCGGACCCGGCTGGTCGGTGCCCTCACCCGGCTCGGCCCCGCCGCAGCCGCAGCGGCCGGGAGCCGTCCCGCTCTACACCCCGACCTCGATCCCGCCGCGTCAGCCGGCGCCGGGTCCGGCCTACCGGCAGTCCACCCCGCCGACGCTGACCACACCCACCGTGCCGACGCCCCCCGCGCCGCGTCCCCGGCGCTCACCGGCGTTCGCGCTCTTCGTGACGGTGGTGTCGCTGCTGACGTTCGTGCTGGCGCTGTCGGTCACCGTCATCGCCCTCGGCTGA
- a CDS encoding Lrp/AsnC family transcriptional regulator, with protein sequence MTTRRRSPAEHTVLDDLDRRLLALFARHPRLGVLEASRQLKVARGTVQARLDRLTSRGVISGWGPEVDPQALGFSVTAFISLEIDQALRDRITEHLARIPQVLECWTVTGNGDLWCRVVARSNADLQDVINVLVADPGIRRTSTVIGLSSEIALRTQPLVQHTGRERS encoded by the coding sequence GTGACCACCCGACGACGCTCCCCCGCCGAGCACACCGTCCTGGACGACCTGGACCGCCGGCTGCTCGCCCTGTTCGCCCGGCACCCGCGGCTCGGCGTGCTGGAGGCCAGCCGGCAGCTCAAGGTGGCCCGCGGCACCGTCCAGGCCCGGCTGGACCGGCTCACCTCGCGCGGGGTGATCAGCGGCTGGGGCCCGGAGGTCGACCCGCAGGCGCTCGGCTTCTCGGTGACGGCCTTCATCAGCCTGGAGATCGACCAGGCGCTGCGGGACCGCATCACCGAGCACCTGGCGCGGATCCCGCAGGTGCTGGAGTGCTGGACGGTCACCGGCAACGGGGACCTGTGGTGCCGGGTGGTGGCCCGCAGCAACGCCGACCTGCAGGACGTCATCAACGTGCTGGTGGCCGACCCCGGCATCCGGCGCACCTCCACCGTGATCGGGCTGAGCTCGGAGATCGCGCTGCGCACCCAGCCGCTGGTCCAGCACACCGGCCGCGAGCGGTCCTGA
- the hppD gene encoding 4-hydroxyphenylpyruvate dioxygenase yields the protein MTDTAQPTDVLTESLTADERLADLSADQLRQLVGLVDYDAAGDVFPVTGWDAVHWVVGNATQTAKHYQAAFGMRLEAYAGPETGQREHVSYVLRSGSCRFVVSGGVAPTSPLLEHHRRHGDGVSDISLEVPDVDACIRHARSVGAVVLTEPHDLGDEHGTVRTATIAAYGDTVHTLVDRSRYTGPYLPGYVARTSTYRPREGSPRRIFQALDHVVGNVELGQMDQWVRFYNEVMGFTNMAEFIGDDIATDYSALMSKVVANGNHRVKFPLNEPAVASRRSQIDEFLEFYDGPGAQHLALATNDILTAVDQMRAEGVEFLDTPGTYYTDPRLRARIGNVRVPIEELQSRGILVDRDEDGYLLQIFTKPLGDRPTVFFELIERHGSLGFGKGNFKALFEAIEREQERRGNL from the coding sequence ATGACCGACACCGCGCAGCCCACCGACGTGCTCACCGAGTCCCTCACCGCCGACGAGAGGCTGGCCGACCTCAGCGCGGACCAGCTGCGCCAGCTGGTGGGGCTGGTCGACTACGACGCCGCCGGCGACGTCTTCCCGGTGACGGGCTGGGACGCGGTGCACTGGGTGGTCGGCAACGCCACCCAGACCGCCAAGCACTACCAGGCGGCCTTCGGGATGCGGCTGGAGGCCTACGCCGGCCCGGAGACGGGGCAGCGCGAGCACGTCAGCTACGTGCTGCGCAGCGGCTCCTGCCGGTTCGTCGTCTCCGGCGGGGTGGCCCCGACCAGCCCGCTGCTGGAGCACCACCGCCGCCACGGCGACGGCGTCTCCGACATCAGCCTGGAGGTGCCCGACGTCGACGCCTGCATCCGCCACGCCCGTTCGGTGGGTGCGGTGGTGCTGACCGAGCCGCACGACCTCGGCGACGAGCACGGCACCGTCCGCACCGCGACCATCGCCGCCTACGGCGACACCGTGCACACCCTGGTGGACCGCAGCCGCTACACCGGTCCCTACCTGCCGGGCTACGTGGCCCGCACCTCCACCTACCGGCCCCGGGAGGGTTCCCCGAGGCGGATCTTCCAGGCGCTGGACCACGTGGTCGGCAACGTCGAGCTGGGCCAGATGGACCAGTGGGTGCGCTTCTACAACGAGGTGATGGGCTTCACCAACATGGCCGAGTTCATCGGAGACGACATCGCCACCGACTACTCCGCGCTGATGAGCAAGGTGGTGGCCAACGGCAACCACCGGGTCAAGTTCCCGCTGAACGAGCCGGCGGTGGCGAGTCGGAGGTCCCAGATCGACGAGTTCCTGGAGTTCTACGACGGCCCCGGCGCCCAGCACCTGGCCCTGGCCACGAACGACATCCTCACCGCCGTGGACCAGATGCGCGCCGAGGGCGTGGAGTTCCTGGACACCCCCGGGACCTACTACACCGACCCCAGGCTGCGGGCCCGGATCGGCAACGTCCGGGTGCCGATCGAGGAGCTGCAGTCCCGCGGCATCCTGGTCGACCGCGACGAGGACGGCTACCTGCTGCAGATCTTCACCAAGCCGCTGGGCGACCGTCCCACCGTCTTCTTCGAGCTGATCGAGCGGCACGGCTCGCTCGGATTCGGCAAGGGCAACTTCAAGGCTCTCTTCGAGGCGATCGAGCGCGAGCAGGAGCGCCGCGGGAACCTCTGA
- a CDS encoding GAF and ANTAR domain-containing protein, whose amino-acid sequence MLSDLGQVFQRELGREPGSSNGGVTPTELTRAAVRSLGCASGAGVTLFGAQLPVPLGASSDEVMRAELIQATLGDGPCLDAARRGSPVLVDQAGLSRDWPVYHEQLVAQTSLRAVVVLPLGGEEGIFAALSIYTRRSSFTDLPPLEVVNEGIGAQVGEALLSAPAGPEEVERSEALTGDGERHRTRVEVWRAVAGLMAATDLSSDDALAVLRGYALTHDLSIDRLGQQLISREVTTSDVLDC is encoded by the coding sequence ATGCTGAGCGACCTCGGTCAGGTGTTCCAGCGCGAGCTCGGCCGTGAGCCCGGCTCGTCGAACGGCGGGGTGACGCCGACCGAGCTCACCCGGGCGGCGGTCCGCAGCCTCGGCTGCGCCTCCGGTGCCGGGGTGACGCTGTTCGGCGCGCAGCTGCCGGTGCCGCTGGGAGCCAGCAGCGACGAGGTGATGCGCGCGGAGCTGATCCAGGCCACCCTGGGGGACGGGCCCTGTCTGGACGCCGCCCGCCGCGGCAGTCCCGTGCTCGTGGACCAGGCCGGGTTGTCGCGGGACTGGCCCGTCTACCACGAGCAGCTCGTGGCGCAGACGTCGCTGCGGGCCGTGGTGGTCCTCCCGCTGGGGGGCGAGGAGGGCATCTTCGCGGCGCTCAGCATCTACACCCGACGGTCCAGCTTCACCGACCTGCCACCCCTGGAGGTGGTCAACGAGGGGATCGGCGCGCAGGTCGGGGAGGCCCTGCTGAGCGCGCCCGCCGGGCCCGAGGAGGTCGAGCGTTCCGAGGCGCTGACCGGTGACGGCGAGCGCCACCGGACCAGGGTCGAGGTCTGGCGGGCCGTAGCCGGCCTGATGGCCGCCACCGACCTGTCCAGCGACGACGCCCTCGCCGTGCTGCGCGGGTACGCGCTCACCCACGACCTCAGCATCGACCGGCTCGGCCAGCAGCTGATCTCCCGGGAGGTCACCACGTCGGACGTCCTGGACTGCTGA
- a CDS encoding alpha/beta fold hydrolase: MATFALIHGGGSTSWDWHRVIPLLERAGHAAVAVDLPTEDATSTLDDYVQTVVDAVGDREHVIVVGHSLGGFTAPLACEALRAEGLVYLAAMIPVPGETFGEWWANTGHDRETIDDDPAVSFFNGVPESLAAEARSHERGQTGAWFSSPWPADHHPAVPTRGILGKDDQFFPAPFMRRQIRDRLGTEAVEVDGGHYLALSEPEAVATALIAFAEEVVGERGDP, from the coding sequence ATGGCGACCTTCGCACTGATCCACGGCGGCGGATCGACCTCCTGGGACTGGCACCGCGTGATCCCCCTGCTCGAGCGGGCCGGGCACGCTGCGGTGGCCGTGGACCTGCCGACCGAGGACGCGACCAGCACCCTCGACGACTACGTGCAGACGGTGGTGGACGCGGTCGGCGACCGGGAGCACGTCATCGTCGTGGGTCACTCCCTCGGCGGGTTCACCGCCCCGTTGGCCTGCGAGGCCCTGCGCGCCGAGGGGCTGGTGTACCTGGCCGCCATGATCCCGGTGCCCGGTGAGACCTTCGGCGAGTGGTGGGCGAACACGGGCCACGACCGGGAGACGATCGACGACGACCCGGCGGTCTCGTTCTTCAACGGGGTTCCCGAGTCGCTGGCCGCCGAGGCCCGCTCGCACGAGCGGGGCCAGACGGGTGCCTGGTTCTCCAGCCCGTGGCCGGCCGACCACCACCCCGCGGTCCCCACCAGGGGGATCCTGGGCAAGGACGACCAGTTCTTCCCCGCCCCCTTCATGAGACGGCAGATCCGCGACCGACTGGGCACCGAGGCGGTCGAGGTCGACGGCGGTCACTACCTCGCGCTGTCCGAGCCGGAGGCCGTGGCGACGGCGCTGATCGCCTTCGCCGAGGAGGTCGTCGGGGAACGCGGTGACCCCTGA